The Apodemus sylvaticus chromosome 12, mApoSyl1.1, whole genome shotgun sequence genome segment gGGAAAGGTGTGTCAGTCAGGGAGATAGACACATACCTTGCTGGTGAACCCGTCTCAGATCGATCACCAGCTATCGTGGCAGGAAAACACAACATGAATTGCTGGACACTGCCAAATTTTGTAGTATTTTGGGGGCAATAATGACCTGAGTTGGTTCTGTCCCCTGTTTTGGAACACGGTCTTGCAGAAGGAGAAAGCCCTGGTAAAGGTGGATACGAGGTGAAGCTGGCTTCTGAGTTGGACAGGAGACTAATAAACACACTCAATGTGTTGGCAGGACAGCAAGAATCAGCTGGCAACCAGTGTGTTGATAAAATGGCATCCATGAACAAGGGCAACGAAGcgaagagacagggagggaacAGGAAGCAGCTCCTGGAAGAGCTAAACGAGAAGCGTGAGTCCTACTGTCTGGTGGAAAGAAGCAACCAAGTCAGCCTGCTGAGAGTGCAGAAGAGGCACTTCAGCCAGGCTTACCAGGCCTTAGCTTGCAGGCATGTCAAAGAATCTGTTCCCGAAAGTACCAGGACCTCCTGGATCCAACAGGATCTCTATGTGCACAAGGAGAAAAAGCACTTTCTGCCAAAAAGTAAGATAATACGGTCAGACTCCTACCAACCTGTAGGAgggagaagtagagagagaaagagaggagactcAACAGACTGTCTGGGTTGAAAGTGGTTCCACGGTCTTGCCCTTGGGACTCTTTGAAGGT includes the following:
- the Spata45 gene encoding spermatogenesis-associated protein 45, with amino-acid sequence MASMNKGNEAKRQGGNRKQLLEELNEKRESYCLVERSNQVSLLRVQKRHFSQAYQALACRHVKESVPESTRTSWIQQDLYVHKEKKHFLPKKHYDPGNLQEKEEFEVQVQRVSSHNGRVEAAGRLGSQGRMLRAHNWNLEHKAESSLQGELCVNPFKLTPRTHFSQDHTLNFLE